The Juglans regia cultivar Chandler chromosome 10, Walnut 2.0, whole genome shotgun sequence genome includes the window GTTTTAAATCAAGTCTCATACATTTACTATTTGTCTTAGGTTGAACCTAAAAAGGTGGAAGAAGCCTTACAAGATGAAAGCTAGGTCAATGCCATGCATGAGGAATTGCACCAATTCACTCGAAATCAAGTATGAGAGCTAGTTCACAGACCTAAAGATCACAACATCATTGGAACAATGTGGATCTTCAAAAACAAGTCAGACGTACATGGAACTATTGTTCGAAACAAGGCCCGACTAGTAGCACAATGATACACATAAGTTAAAGGAATTGACTTTGACGATAACTTTGCACTAGTAGCTCGTTTGGAATCAGTTCTCATATTGCTAGCAATTGCAagccatttaaattttaagctttatcaaatggatgttaaaagtgtttttttaaatggcATACTCAATGAAGAAGTATATGATGAACAACCAAAGAGATTTTATGATCACTTGTTTCCTGACCATGTTTTTAGGTTGAAGAAAGATCTTTACGAATTGAAGCAAGCACCTCGAGCATGGTATGGGAGACTAATTAAATACTTGCTTGAAAATAACTTTGTAGGAGGTAAAGCTGATAGAacactttttttaagaaaatctggTAGGCATCTACTTATTGCTCAAATTTATGCAGATGACATTGTGTTCGGTTCCACTCTTGACAAACTGTCACATGACTTTTCCAAACTAAtgaaaaatgagtttgaaatgagtaTGATTGGGGAATTAAATTTCTTCCTTGGGattcaaattaaacaaactgAAGTAGGGATTTTTATTTCACAATCTAAATATGCTAAAGATCTTGTTAAGAGATTTGGCATGGTAGGGAAGACACATGCTCGCACTTCGATGAGCACTTCGGTTAAAATATGTTCAAATTCTACAGGTAAAAGCATTGATCCTGCTCTGTATAGAAGCATGATAGGAAGTCTTCTTTACATTACTGCTAGTAGACCTAACATTGCTTTTAGTTTATGTGCTTGTGCACAATTTCAGGCTAATTCTAAAGAATCACACGTTACAGCAGTAAAACGAATCTTGAAATACCTAAGTGCTACTGTTGACTATGGCATATGGTATTCAAAAGATTCAAATCTGAGTCTAGTTGGCTATTTTGATGTTGACTATAGAAAAAGCACCACAGGTGGTTGTTTTTATGTCGGTAGCAATCTGGTAGCATGAATGAGCAAGAAGCAAAACTACATCTCCTTGTCCACTGCTGAAGCTGAATACATCGCGGCTGGCAGTTGTTGCACTCAACTTCTTTGGATGAAAAAGATGCTTGAGGACTATGGGTTCTCTCAAGATACTATAAATGTACTGTGACAATTCAAGTGTAATTAGTATCTTGAAGAACCCGGTGCAACACTCAAGAACCAAGCACATAGATATAAGACATCACTTCATAAGAGACTTAGTTGAAACAAAGGTAGTGTCTCTGGAACACGTTAACACCGAACATCAACTGGCCGATTTGTTCACTAAACCTTTAGATAGCCTAAGGTTTGAATTTCTAAGGAAGATCATAGGTGTGTGTGACATGccctaatttttttgtttttataataataataataataataacaataataataataataataaagggtgcttgttttgtttgtttcttcaaAAACTTCATGTTGCTAT containing:
- the LOC109019829 gene encoding uncharacterized mitochondrial protein AtMg00810-like, with the protein product MESVNVVVDDNSKELTKTELDNLIGKAEENSTDQEDTDLLELATPGSVSHHEKKPSTRISHNHPMENILGKLDEGKSIDPALYRSMIGSLLYITASRPNIAFSLCACAQFQANSKESHVTAVKRILKYLSATVDYGIWYSKDSNLSLVGYFDVDYRKSTTGGCFYVGSNLVA